Proteins encoded within one genomic window of Procambarus clarkii isolate CNS0578487 chromosome 31, FALCON_Pclarkii_2.0, whole genome shotgun sequence:
- the LOC123758664 gene encoding protein mono-ADP-ribosyltransferase PARP12-like: MGNQSATTSGRKTASSSSSSSHVNHRNQPRTSSAVVTDITSNVTAYQPQQHSRTISSNVTATSLRIKTGVPDKTQKTISALPNITAYQPQHHSRTTLPNVTSTSLRVKTGIPDKAQQTINHRTRSTIVTDLSPNVTAYQPQHHSRTTLSNVTSTSLRVKTGVPDKAQQTVECNINVTVYQPQQPRTISPNVSAILSNVHVHQPQEHSKITSFGVIATSLRKKTKVPDKAQQTIKYNINNYIIPKLHQSQRQQQQQINLPSQIPPALFALRVCPQYNCKNGCNALICRRLHVCHYWIMKDCKKVNCENAHSLTSDHNSKILNVFSDFDLNAIIETIQNNYKRMRKLNQEQDDYICIHGIMNKCNRNPCSQVHGKKTYQWEVRDFTGKWIQFSYTQSDYLEGLFWHPSQATAELPPLPSHMKNHKTLQQLQYLLAKGKSQWKVDMETMSLYTDMFHYNIRRVSTPSDITTNLHLASRWIWYWQDNNESWQPYTDGVQKYFIVALSDQLEYHMHFNDGPFRVKVGSHNYVIDTQNMTQQNKETGKVQQIRRRPACMVLENKVTFDRMFSTLHSEKEFMLHHVLPSTSEFTLIENMIKESLPSVRLSSITKVQNNHLWKAYQNRKHQLLAFYSNDLSLLNEQYLFHGIKHSVIDEICCNNFDWRLFGSNTSNVYGQGEHFSNKVSILNTVCQTNNSGLKALFVVYVLVGTMTIGNPNMEFPPENPETGRCFDTTCNDKHSSDIFVKYNRNEYYPAYIVKYHANSC; encoded by the coding sequence ATGGGTAACCAGTCAGCTACGACTTCTGGCAGAAAaacagcatcatcatcatcatcatcatcgcatGTAAACCATAGGAACCAGCCCAGAACAAGTTCAGCTGTTGTGACAGATATAACATCAAATGTTACTGCATACCagccacagcaacacagcagAACTATTTCATCGAATGTGACGGCAACATCACTTAGGATAAAAACAGGGGTTCCTGATAAGACACAAAAAACTATTTCTGCATTACCAAACATTACTGCATACCAGCCACAGCATCACAGTAGAACTACTTTGCCTAATGTGACATCAACATCACTTAGGGTAAAAACAGGCATTCCCGATAAGGCACAACAAACAATTAACCACAGAACGAGATCCACTATTGTGACAGATTTATCACCAAATGTTACTGCATACCAGCCACAACATCACAGCAGAACTACTTTGTCTAATGTGACATCAACATCACTTAGGGTAAAAACAGGAGTTCCTGATAAAGCACAACAAACAGTTGAATGCAATATAAATGTTACTGTTTACCAGCCTCAACAACCCAGAACAATTTCACCTAATGTGTCAGCAATATTGTCTAATGTTCATGTACATCAGCCACAGGAACATAGCAAAATTACATCATTTGGTGTGATAGCAACATCACTTAGGAAAAAAACAAAAGTTCCGGATAAAGCACAGCAAACAattaaatacaatataaataacTACATAATTCCTAAGTTACATCAGAGCCAgaggcaacagcaacagcaaattaATCTTCCATCCCAGATTCCACCAGCCTTGTTTGCATTACGTGTTTGTCCTCAGTACAACTGTAAAAATGGCTGCAATGCACTAATCTGTAGAAGGTTGCACGTATGTCACTATTGGATTATGAAAGACTGCAAAAAGGTTAACTGTGAGAATGCTCATTCACTTACATCAGATCATAATAGCAAGATTTTAAATGTTTTTTCAGATTTTGATTTAAATGCGATTATTGAAACCATACAGAATAATTACAAGCGAATGAGAAAGCTAAATCAAGAACAAGATGACTATATTTGCATACATGGCATCATGAACAAATGCAATAGGAATCCTTGTTCCCAAGTTCATGGTAAAAAAACTTATCAGTGGGAGGTGAGAGATTTTACTGGAAAATGGATACAGTTTTCATACACACAAAGTGATTATTTAGAAGGTTTATTCTGGCATCCATCTCAAGCTACGGCTGAATTgcctccactaccatcacacaTGAAAAATCATAAAACACTTCAACAACTCCAATATCTTTTGGCAAAAGGTAAGTCACAGTGGAAAGTTGATATGGAAACAATGAGCCTCTACACAGACATGTTCCATTACAATATACGAAGAGTGTCAACACCTTCAGATATCACAACTAACCTTCACTTGGCTTCTCGTTGGATTTGGTACTGGCAAGACAACAATGAATCATGGCAACCTTACACAGACGGTGTTCAAAAGTATTTTATTGTAGCTCTTAGTGATCAACTTGAATATCATATGCACTTTAATGACGGACCTTTCCGTGTTAAGGTTGGTAGCCATAATTATGTCATTGATACTCAGAATATGACCCAACAAAACAAAGAAACAGGAAAAGTACAACAGATACGGAGAAGGCCAGCCTGTATGGTATTAGAGAATAAGGTAACATTTGATAGAATGTTCTCAACTTTGCATAGCGAGAAGGAATTCATGTTGCATCATGTGTTACCTTCAACTTCAGAATTTACTTTGATAGAGAATATGATAAAGGAATCTCTTCCAAGTGTCAGGTTATCAAGCATAACAAAAGTTCAGAATAATCACCTGTGGAAAGCATACCAAAACAGGAAACATCAGCTTTTAGCTTTTTATAGCAATGATCTATCCCTGTTGAATGAGCAGTATCTTTTCCATGGAATCAAACATTCAGTAATTGATGAAATTTGTTGTAATAATTTTGACTGGAGACTTTTTGGTAGTAACACTAGTAACGTATATGGCCAGGGAGAACATTTTTCTAATAAAGTTAGTATATTAAATACCGTCTGTCAGACTAATAATTCAGGATTAAAAGCACTCTTTGTAGTATATGTGTTGGTGGGCACAATGACAATCGGAAATCCAAATATGGAGTTCCCTCCTGAAAATCCTGAAACGGGGAGATGTTTTGATACTACGTGTAATGATAAGCACAGCTCTGATATATTTGTGAAGTACAACAGAAATGAGTATTATCCAGCTTATATAGTGAAATACCATGCCAACAGTTGTTAA
- the LOC123758663 gene encoding pre-piRNA 3'-exonuclease trimmer, giving the protein MVEVTTNNFNQLLPGILSDIKSSSFVALDTEFTGLLADAAFKGSLFDDGPKRYQKLVSNIRRFTICQLGLAIFKGVPDANAYTVTSYNFYLRPHSCISFDPTFLCQTSSIEFLQKYKFDFNKWLYSGIGCMNSDEMEQLRSELFSLVRGSQAFRIPYSVQDQLSIIGEWGAKANEGETTIPSDDIDVTSQVILVVSIRSRFPDLWAALDNRQVIIQKVSALERARLEAQDPEGKEFVETVVRSMLGFTSVFRCLADHQKPLVLHNCLLDLMLIYKQLHQNLPTSYDMFKSNLHKMFPIIYDTKFIASELKILYREKDEKVRNLINNTGLVELHSSLKREMPVLYQPSLKHCPPDNKYSGNETLPHEAGYDAFLTGGCFLTMAHVHAMLQMSSLSQQRPMSPREHVYALKSLANCVQIQRAAIPYMELAGQDPKSKRPPWLLVEGRTRSALVTPGSVSIALAQYGHLDVVPRNANSVLVATSSWLCTRDIFTNLAKDSHLKVKFYNRLRHSPFVRTLAWSGALISTGLSAWIVYSTLKKPS; this is encoded by the exons ATGGTAGAAGTAACAACAAACAACTTTAACCAACTTCTTCCTGGCATTTTGTCTGACATAAAGTCGTCTTCATTTGTTGCACTAGATACAGAGTTTACGGGACTTCTTGCAGATGCTGCCTTCAAGGGAAG TTTGTTTGATGATGGGCCGAAGAGATACCAGAAGCTGGTATCCAACATTCGAAGGTTTACAATATGCCAGCTTGGTTTGGCAATCTTTAAG GGTGTTCCTGATGCCAATGCATACACCGTGACAAGCTATAACTTTTACCTTCGACCGCATTCTTGCATCTCTTTTGATCCCACATTTTTGTGCCAGACATCAAGTATAGAATTTCTACAGAAATACAAGTTTGATTTCAATAAG TGGCTGTATTCTGGCATTGGGTGCATGAACTCGGATGAAATggagcaacttcgaagtgaattaTTCTCCCTCGTGAGAGGAAGTCAAGCCTTCAGGATTCCCTATTCG GTGCAGGACCAGCTAAGCATTATAGGAGAGTGGGGAGCAAAAGCTAATGAGGGGGAGACGACTATCCCCTCTGATGACATTGATGTTACCTCCCAGGTGATACTTGTGGTCAGCATACGAAGCAGGTTTCCAGATCTCTGGGCTGCATTGGACAATAGACAG GTTATCATTCAGAAAGTGTCGGCTTTGGAGCGTGCAAGACTTGAGGCGCAGGATCCTGAAGGCAAAGAGTTTGTAGAAACTGTTGTAAGAAGTATGTTGGGCTTTACGAGTGTGTTCCGCTGTTTAGCAGATCACCAGAAGCCCCTCGTCCTTCACAACTGCCTTTTAGATCTTATGCTGATATACAAGCAG TTACATCAAAACCTACCAACATCATATGACATGTTTAAGTCCAACTTGCACAAGATGTTTCCTATCATCTATGACACAAAGTTCATCGCTTCAGAGCTGAAAATTTTGTATAGAGAAAAGGATGAAAAAG TGAGGAACTTGATTAATAATACGGGGCTGGTTGAGCTACATTCATCTCTGAAGAGGGAGATGCCAGTTTTATACCAACCCTCACTCAAACACTGCCCGCCTGACAACAAGTATA GTGGAAACGAGACACTGCCCCACGAAGCAGGCTATGATGCTTTCCTCACCGGTGGGTGTTTTCTCACTATGGCCCACGTTCATGCCATGCTCCAAATGTCATC GTTGTCACAGCAACGCCCCATGAGCCCACGAGAACATGTTTACGCTCTTAAGAGCTTAGCAAATTGTGTGCAGATTCAAAGGGCAGCAATTCCTTATATG GAGTTGGCTGGCCAAGATCCGAAATCTAAGCGACCTCCCTGGTTACTAGTGGAGGGCCGCACCAGGTCGGCATTGGTGACTCCTGGCAGTGTGTCGATAGCACTGGCACAGTACGGACATCTTGATGTTGTACCTCGTAACGCCAACTCTGTCCTGGTTGCTACGTCTTCATGGTTGTG CACAAGAGACATCTTTACAAACCTGGCAAAGGACAGCCACTTGAAAGTTAAATTCTACAATAGACTTCGGCATTCTCCATTTGTGAGGACCCTTGCCTG GTCTGGGGCCTTGATATCCACTGGACTTAGTGCATGGATTGTATATTCTACACTTAAAAAACCTTCCTAG